The Musa acuminata AAA Group cultivar baxijiao chromosome BXJ1-3, Cavendish_Baxijiao_AAA, whole genome shotgun sequence genome window below encodes:
- the LOC103979469 gene encoding ADP-ribosylation factor 2-B-like: MGLSFAKLFSRLFAKKEMRILMVGLDAAGKTTILYKLKLGEIVTTIPTIGFNVETVEYKNISFTVWDVGGQDKIRPLWRHYFQNTQGLIFVVDSNDRDRIVEARDELHRMLNEDELRDAVLLVFANKQDLPNAMNAAEITDKLGLHSLRQRHWYIQSTCATSGEGLYEGLDWLSSNIASK, from the exons ATGGGGCTCAGCTTCGCGAAGCTGTTCAGCCGCCTGTTTGCGAAGAAAGAGATGAGGATCCTGATGGTAGGGCTTGATGCCGCCGGTAAGACGACCATCCTCTACAAGCTAAAGCTCGGAGAGATCGTCACCACCATTCCCACCATTG GATTCAATGTGGAAACTGTTGAGTACAAAAACATTAGCTTCACCGTGTGGGATGTTGGTGGTCAGGACAAG ATCAGACCTCTGTGGAGGCATTACTTTCAGAATACGCAAGGCCTTATCTTTGTTGTTGACAGCAATGATCGAGATCGTATTGTTGAGGCAAGGGATGAGCTCCACAGGATGTTAAATGAG GATGAGCTACGGGATGCTGTCTTGCTTGTGTTTGCGAACAAACAAGACCTTCCAAATGCAATGAATGCTGCTGAAATCACTGATAAGCTTGGTCTGCATTCCTTGCGTCAGCGACACTG GTACATACAGAGCACTTGTGCTACATCTGGTGAGGGTTTGTACGAGGGGCTTGATTGGCTCTCCAGCAACATCGCCAGCAAG taA
- the LOC103979468 gene encoding F-box protein At4g18380 translates to MCLIAQLERTQTKSRIHADPSLHQDHFDRIPDSLVLLIFNKLADVRSLGRCSAVSKRFNALVPLVHNVYVKIDRVVSIDGDSFDALDLSLPKPRTLFAHLLKLILFAILQPLHYLQNIHGWNKPLLPQLSHHSPRQVLKNFTHVRNLRMELPAGDVKTEDGVFLKWRAEFGSTLQNCVILGGTMMDYRPASANLEGGMEDNGSIPESFYTNGGLKLRVVWTISSLIAASTRHYLLRQIIEEHPTLSSLILTDADGQGTLTMGVEQLKEFREKPLAMSASSNRTQVPASYMKLRYAPFLELPDGMGMQGATLVAIKPAGEGTSGGHYSRKEAEAFICRAFDDPLQDTVKALVKNRTYLLEMNGF, encoded by the coding sequence ATGTGTTTGATTGCTCAACTAGAGAGAACGCAAACCAAATCCAGAATCCACGCCGATCCCTCCCTCCACCAGGACCATTTCGACCGGATTCCGGACTCACTGGTGCTGCTCATCTTCAACAAGCTCGCCGATGTCCGGTCCCTTGGTCGCTGCTCAGCCGTGTCCAAGCGCTTCAATGCCCTCGTCCCTCTTGTCCACAATGTGTATGTTAAGATTGATCGTGTAGTGTCCATCGATGGTGACTCCTTCGACGCCTTAGACCTCTCCCTCCCCAAACCAAGAACCCTCTTTGCCCATCTCTTAAAGCTCATTCTTTTTGCCATCCTCCAACCCTTACACTACCTTCAGAACATTCATGGTTGGAATAAGCCCCTTCTGCCACAGCTCTCCCATCACTCCCCTCGTCAAGTCCTCAAGAATTTCACCCATGTTCGCAACCTAAGGATGGAGCTCCCTGCTGGTGATGTCAAGACCGAGGATGGAGTCTTCTTGAAATGGAGAGCAGAGTTTGGAAGCACCCTTCAGAACTGTGTGATACTGGGTGGAACCATGATGGACTATAGACCTGCTTCGGCCAATTTAGAGGGGGGAATGGAAGACAATGGAAGCATACCCGAGTCGTTCTATACGAATGGAGGGCTAAAATTGCGCGTCGTCTGGACTATCAGCTCTTTGATTGCTGCATCGACGAGGCATTATCTTCTCCGTCAAATCATCGAGGAACACCCAACGCTGAGCAGCTTGATCTTGACAGATGCTGATGGCCAGGGAACATTGACCATGGGAGTGGAGCAGCTGAAGGAGTTCAGGGAGAAACCATTGGCAATGTCAGCATCATCAAATAGGACTCAGGTGCCAGCATCATACATGAAGCTCAGATATGCTCCATTCTTGGAGCTGCCCGATGGAATGGGAATGCAAGGAGCTACACTAGTGGCTATCAAGCCCGCCGGAGAGGGCACCAGCGGTGGCCATTATAGCAGGAAGGAAGCCGAGGCCTTTATTTGTCGGGCGTTTGATGATCCACTCCAGGATACAGTTAAGGCATTGGTGAAAAACCGAACTTACCTCTTGGAGATGAATGGATTCTAG